A stretch of DNA from Gimesia chilikensis:
CTTTCCAGCCCGACCTGATCCTGACACACCGCCCTAACGATTATCATCCTGATCATCGATATACCTCGCAACTGGTCTGTGACGCCGCCTACATGGTTACGGTGCCTCCCATCGTACCAGACGTCCCTGCCCTGCGGGAAAATCCGGTCATCGCGTATCTGTCAGATCACTTTACCCGGCCTTACCCGTTTTCGCCCACGGTGGTCATCGATATCGAACCGGTCTGGAATCGCGTGATCGATGCCCTCGACTGTCACAGCAGTCAGTTCTACGACTGGCTGGCTTATAACCATTTCTATGAAGATGAGGTTCCGCAGGATCCCGCGGAACGCAAAGTCTGGCTTAGTGGCAAGATGAAAGACCGCATCGGGCCGCTGGCGGATCGATATCGGGATCTGGTAATCGAAATATATGGGCCCGAACGCGGCAAGGAAATTCAACTGATCGATGCGTTTGAGCCCTGTGAATATGGCTCTCCCCTGACCTCTGACAATGTCAAAACCCTGTTTCCGTTTCTTCCCTGACCTGTTTTCTTTCTGAGATTGATTTGAAATAACATGCGAACCCTCTGTTTCTGCTTCTTGATGCTTGTGCAGCTAACTGCCTCTGTCATTCCGTTAATGGCGGAAGAAGAACCGTCTGCTGCACGCGGATACCAGCTGCTGACCGAAAAAACGTACCTGCCTCCCGACTTCGATCAGGCTGTGTTTGATGATCTCTGGAAAGTCTGGCCGGAAGACCAGCGCAAGCAGGCTGAAGCAGCGACTCAGGCAGAGCGGCGACAGATGATTTTTGACTATTACGGGATCATGCAGAAACCCGAGTCGGAGTCATCCCCGCTGGGCTATGTGGTCACGAACGAACAGAAGTGGGTCATGAACTGCTTTGCCTGTCATAGTGGCAAGGTGGCCGGTCAGGTGATACCTGGAGCTCCCAACAGTCATATTGGCCTGCATACGCTGACCGAAGATGTAAGCAAAATCAAACTGCAACAGTTAAAGAAGCTGAGCCACCTGGATCTGGCTGCAGTAGGGATGCCCCTGGGGACGACGCACGGCACGACCAACGCTGTCATTTTTGGTGTCGTACTCGATTCCCTGCGTGATGGGGAGATGAATTTCGATAAGACCCGACCGATTCCCGAACTGCTGCATCATGATATGGATCCCCCGGCCTGGTGGAACGTAAAACGCAAGTCGAAGATCTATTCCGATGCCTTCATGACCAAAAATCACCGGGTGCTCATGCAGTTCATTCTCATTCCTCGCAACAATGCACGACAGGTCAAACAGTGGGAGGCGGACTTCGCGAACATTCTGGCTTACATTGAATCACTTGAACCTCCCCGCTATCGCTGGCCCGTTGATGAACAGCTGGCCGCACGGGGGCGTATCATCTTCGACCAGAATTGTGCCCGTTGTCACGGTACTTATGGAGAGAACCCGAGTTATCCCGAGAAGGTTATCCCGCTGGCTGAATTGAAGACAGACCCCGTGCGTCATCAATCCCTGCCTCCCGCTTACCGGGCAGCCCTGAATGAGAGTTGGCTCTCTCGCTATGGCAAGGATCCGGTCGTCGAAGCCCCAGCCGGCTACGTGGCTCCGCCACTCGACGGAATCTGGGCATCAGCGCCTTATTTTCATAACGGATCGGTGCCCACGCTCTGGCATGTATTGCATCCCGAAGCACGGCCGCAAGTCTGGAAGCGGACTGTAGACGGTTATGATGTGAATCGCGTGGGACTGGAGATCGAAAGTTTACCTGAGCTGCCGGCAAAACTGTCTACCGTCGAACGGAGACGCCACTTCGACACTACGAAGTTCGGCAAATCAGCCGCGGGACACGAGTATCCCAATGACCTCAATGAAGCAGAGAAACAGGCAGTACTCGAGTATCTCAAAACGCTATGAGCTGCATCGCCTCGGGTTGTGCGGTAACAGCTTCCTGCTGAGGGCTGAATGCCGCCATGCTCACAAGGAATATCAGAAACAGGAACACGCCTGCCGCGTAAAGCAGCGGATGCGCTTTCTCTCGCATCATGGTCACCGGGCTGTTTGCCGGAGGCTGTTCGGTGGAAGGATAGCCGGGAGTCCACTCCTCGCCCTGTGGCGTCATGTATTTCACCCGTGTCTTCCAGAGTTGGACACAAACTGCGGCCAGGAACAGTGCCGCGGATGCCACGATCAACGGATGTACTGGCTGAGTTTCGTCTCCCAGACTGGCTGCGCTTTCGGGAATCGCGGTCGCCATTTTCGCCATCGAGACGGCAAACGCATTGTTCATGAAATGCACCAGCATCGGTGCCCAGAAACTGCGGGTCACGTAATACACATAATGCATGAACATCCCGAGCGGAATGACGGCAATTACATGCGCGGGGTGTGCATGCACGATACCGAACATGATCGACGTGATCACAATTCCCGGCACCAGTCCCCAGCGTGCGATCAGACCACGGCCAATCATGCCGCGAAAGATGAGCTCTTCTCCAATAGCGGGGAAAACGGCTATCACCAGAATCAGAGACCAGAGCGAGTTGTTCGCCGCCATATCCTTTACGATTTCCATCGTCTGCATTTCGTTGAAACGTTCGAGGATGGGAATCTGTTTCGCGACGAGACTCCAGGCGTCAAAGGCAATTCGATACAATTCTCCCGACATGAGCGCCAGGGGCAGCACGCAGATAAACAGCAGGAAGCCTGTTGAAAACGCAAACGGCTGCAGATTGAGTTTTTGCAGGGGACGTTTACCCAGACGTAAGCCGACGGCAATCAGTCCGATAAAGACAAACACGGCCTGTTCGACCCCCGCTGCCTCCAGCGGATGGCCTTCCACGAGCTGGGCAATTTCTTTGCGGAACGTGTCAGGATCCTGACTGATATTGGATGTGGCGATCAGATAAATCACCCCGCAGACCAGGAACAGCATGATTCCCAAAAAATGGGCACCGAAGACCCCGAACATCCAGCAGATCGACTCAATCAGACCGGGACCCGGCGGAGCCGCGTTTCCGGAACTTCCATCATGCGGACGAGGTGCGTCTTCCCCTTGGGCTGTCTGCAACGCCTGATCCAGAAACTGATCCAGTTCCTGGGCAGACTCTTGATCCTCTGACTCAAAGATCGGGGAATCAGCTGCGGTGTGTGCAGAGAGTCTCTCGGGATTTGTATCTTCCGAAGGAGAATTTTCAGGAGCGACCATGGAGATATTCTAAATCTGAGGGAAGAACGCCGGCCAAACTCGGTGCATTTACCGGAAGGTGACCGTTGTAAGTGATTATATAGTTGAGGCTTATGCCGTAATTCTGAGTGCGGGCTGTCGTCTGTTTAATAAGTCTATGTCTTAATAGTCGGATTTACGAAGCGGGAATTTGTATTTTTTGGGGAAATCCGGGAATCCTGTCAAATAATTGGCCGTGCGGAACGAATCCTCACCTGACGCCCGGCATTGTGCAGGAACTGGTTGTCGCATTTCGTTCAAATCCCGATATGATAGAAATACTGTCTCAAGCATGAACAGATTACCTTCTGTAGAGATCCCCCTGATCGAGCGCAATTCAGCAATGTCCCCCAATTCATCCTCAGATTCCGGCACCCCGCAGCAAGATCGACAGTTGCAGTACTGCGCGAACTGCAATTCCACTTACTTTCAGCAGACCGGTTCTGATAATTGCCCCGTCTGCGGTGCACACGTGGATGACATTTCGTTGATGGATCTCCAGGAAACAATCGTTGTGCAGGAGATCGACGGGCTGGTTGACAATGCAGATTCCGCTTCCATTGTTGTGGATGATCCGATTGCGGGTACCGATCTGCACGTTTATCAGTGCCAGTCTCTTTTGGGCCGGGGAGGCATGGGCATGGTCTACCTGGCCACCCATCGCGATCTGGGACGCCAGTGTGCCTTGAAGATTCTGCTGCCACATCTTTCGGAACGCGATCCTGAATACGTGCAGCGTTTCATTCATGAAGGTCGCGCCGTCGCCACATTGAATCATCCGAATATTGTGACCGCCCATGCGATTGGCGAAGAACGCGGTTATCGATTTCTGGAAATGGAACTGATCACCGGACGTGCGTTGAGCCATGTTGTCCGCGAGGATGGCCCCCTCTCTGCCCTGCACGCGACATCATTGATCGCACAGGTGGCGTCAGGGCTGGGAACCGCGCACGCTAAAGGCATCATTCACCAGGATCTGAAGCTGGAAAACATTTTGTTGACCGGTGCGGGAGTCCCGAAAATCGCTGATTTCGGCCTGGCGAAGCGCATCTCTGCTGAGGAGGGAGGCGCGCATCAGCACAATCTGGCCGGTACTCCAAATTACATGGCACCGGAACTCTTTCAGGGGGGCATGGCCAGCGCCACTTCGGACGTCTATTCGCTGGGGGTCTGCTTTTTTGTGTTGCTCACAGGCCATCTGCCGCACCGTGCGGAGAACTTTAATGCTCTGATTCAGGATGTGGTTTCCAAACCGGCACCGAGCGTTCGCGATCTCTGCCCAGAGATTCCTCTGGAGATCGCTGAGTGTGTCTCCCTGATGCTTGATAAGAGTCCCGTGAACCGGTTTCAAAACGGTTACATGGCCTCTCTGTTTCTGAATGCAATTCTCGGCCAGGTACAGAATATCGAGTCGATGCTGCACGAGGCGTTTGGGAATAACCGCAACGTTTCCTGGAAACGCAACGGTCACCAGTACATCCTCGAAGTCAAACAGAGTGAACGACGCAAGCAGACTGTCATCATCGAACCCAGCGAACATCAGCTGCATGAACGGCTGCTGTTAATCTACAGCACCTGCTGTGATGCCCAGACCGAATATTACGAGGAAGCACTGCGTCTGAATTCCGAAATATCGCATGGGGGAATCTCGATTCGGGACGTGAATGGCCAGGCAAAGTTCGTCATGGTGGATACCTTCCCCCGCTCTTCAGTTGATGCCGAGGATATTCGCAAAAGTGTGATCGCCGTGGCCCAGCACGCCGATGAAATCGAAGAGAAACTGACCGGTCACGATTTTCACTAGGTCGCCTTCCTCTCTCTGCATCTGATCAGAGGGGTTGCAGGGATTATAGAGGCCAGGTCAGCCTGTCAGCCGGTGCCGTTTTGCTGCGAGCAACTGACATAATCAGGCGGATTTACTGTGAAATCCCCCCGAACCGAAAGCAGGCGCTTGACCCTGCTTTCCAGACAGGGATATATTGAAATCGGAGACTTTACGGGAAACAGACGCGCAGCTCCGGCTGCGACAACGCATTCCCGTCTCTCAAAACCGCTCTTCCTGAGTGTACATGTTTATGCTGGCCTGTCTGAAATCTACCTGATAACAAGGTGATTTTGCAGCGAATTGGTAAAGACTCTATGGGATTTTCCCGGGTTACGTCGATATACTGTAACAGACAGCCAATTGCTCATTTCCGTGCATCGTGAGAAACTTCGGGGTTATTACATGCGTCAATTACTGAAACGTTCTGCTCTGACAACATTTATCTGCAGCTGTCTGGCACTGCTGACAGGTGGTATGCCAGCGCAGGCTCAGGAAAATAAACTGACTCGTGGATTTACCATTAAACCCGATTTGACCGCGACCGGTGAAGAACGGGCGACTCAGAAATCTCTCTGGGTTCTGGATGCGACTTTCAAGCCGATGCGTATGATCCGCATGGATCTGACGAATCCCAAAACGGGGAAAAAAGAGAAGACTCTCGTCTGGTACCTGGTCTATAAATGCGTGTTACGACCGCTGGAACGTCCGGGCTCATCAAATGACCTCACGCCACAGAATGTAGAAGTTCCACCTTTGGGGCCTTCCCTGTTCGTGCCGGAAGTCGTCTTGATCACCAACGATAACGGCCAGCAGACCAGCTACCCCAACCAGATCGTTCCCGAAGCGGAAGTGATCATCAATAAGCGGGAGCGTCGTCAGTTCAAAAATGCCGTCGATATCATCGGAGAGTTGCCACCCGAGACCGCAGCCGATGCAAAATCGGAAAACGCCATCTATGGTGTCTGTGTCTGGACAGGCGTGGACCCCAATACTGACTATTTCACGATTCTCTTCTATGGTCTCTCAAACGGCTATAAAAAGGTCGAAGGTCCCGATGGAAAAGAAATGACCCTCCGCAAGGTCCTGGTTCAGCAATACTGGCGACCGGGAGACCAGTTTGGACAGCAGGAACAGGAGTTCCGTCCGAAAGGGAGTCCCTTCTGGCAATACCTGCCCGATGATCCTGAGCAGGCTGCCGAGATGGAAAAGAAGCTCAATCTGAATGCGGCTGAGCAAAAACAGCCCTGATTTCTCCCTGACTGCTGAAAAACAGTGGGAAATTGTCCAGAAAAGGGTTTATCTCTTGCAAGTTCAGGCCTGATTCGCCAATATACGGCCTCGATTAACCAATATTTTAGGAAAAGCCCCTGTCAGGGGCGACTTTTGCTACCTGAGGAAAAGAGTAATGGCACATAAGAAAGGTCAAGGTTCCAGCCGTAACGGTCGCGATTCAGAAGCTCAGCGCCGTGGAATCAAGAAATTCGGCGGTGAAAGCGTTCTGGCAGGAAACATCATCGCCCGTCAGTGCGGTACCAAATGGCATCCTGGTAAAAACGTGGGAATGGGCAAAGACTACACCATCTTCTCACTGGTTGAAGGCACTGTCTTCTTCGATAAGGATGGTCGACGGATCAACGTAGAGCCTGCTTTGAACTAAGCATGCTCCCCTGGTGCACTCAGTTGCATCATGAGAATATAAAAACTCCCCGATGAGCTTTCACCGGGGAGTTTTTTTTATGGTCGGTTGGACTGACTGGCGGTCAGGGTGACCGAGACTTTGGTCGGCGTCTGTTCCTTCCCCCGCAGCACGGTCACCACAACGGTGTCACCAGGCTTTTTGCTCTCGATATAATCCAGGAAGTCCGCAGCGGATTTGATCTGCTTCTGGTCTACAGCGACGATCAGATCCGCTGCCCCCCGGTCGACCCGTTCGATGACGATCAGTCCCCTTCTCTGTCGCACGATCTTTGGACCGCGCAAACCTGCCTTCTCAGCGGGTCCCCCCGGTGTCAGTTTCGCAATCAATAAACCCTGCTCGGTCTCATAGACACGCTGAATACCGATTTCCGGATGAATCATATGTCCGTGGGTCAGCAATTGGGGAACGACGCGGGCAACGAGATTCGAAGGAATCGCAAAGCCCACGCCGGAACTCTGACCGGTATTACTGGCGATTGCGGTATTGATTCCGATTAACTGCCCATGCGAATTCAGCAAGGGGCCACCTGAGTTCCCCGGGTTCACTGCGGCATCAATCTGAATGATGGATTTGATCGTGCGGTTACCCCGCAGTTTCAGGGACCGGTTCAAACTGGAGATAATACCGCAGGTCATCGTCCGTTCCAGTCCGAACGGGTTGCCAATCGCAAAGACACGCTGTCCTACTTTCAACTTACTGGAATCGGCCATGCTGACCGGAAACAACACTTCCGGAGCTTCATCAATTTTGATCACGGCAATGTCATTGATGGCATCAGCGCCGACAAAGGTGGCCTGGTATGATTTCCCGTTAAACAGGGTGACATTCACCTGCTGGGCATCTTCGATCACATGGTAGTTGGTCAGAATGTGCCCTGCTTTGTCGATGATGGCTCCCGAACCTGCGCCTTCCGTATCATATTCGAGCATGAAAAAACCATCGCTCTTCGTGCCTTTGGTCGTGATGTGGACCACGCTCTTATTCAGCTTTTCATACACGCTGACATTAATCTCCTCTTCGGGAGACAGCCCGCGTTGATTGAATAATTCGGTGATATGTTCCGGCGTCGTCTTGTTGGCATTAACCTCAGGGGGCGCGGGTTTCAGTGGCGTGGGAGGAATGATTCGGGGGCCGGTTAAATTCGGTTGTACCTGTGCCTCTGAAGAGGCAATCAGACCTGCAGACGGGGCATCCAGAGCAGAAACGACCAGACCACCGATCACGGCAGAGAAAAAACAACCAATGGCGTATTTCACGATAAACCTCGCATGACTCAGAAATCAAAGAGATTGGATAAAACAGGTAGCGCAGGGGCCTGGCTGAGAGCCGGTGGGCATGCGATTTTTCAGGAAACATAAAAAAACACATGCAATCTCTAAGAAACTACATCATAATTCGCAACCGGGTTCGCGAAGAAAACGGGATTCTTGCGATAATAGACAGTAGTGTAAGCGGCTGAAATCTTATCGAATCAACCCTGATACCGTAAATAGGAAATCAAAGATCCAGCTGGATTACACTCATTTTCTGTCTGACAGAAATGGCGAATGCATCGATGTATTCCCAGCCAGCTACCCGCAGTTCAGCATGAAAGGACCGCTATGCGTCGGATTGCTCTTTTAACGGCAGGTGGTGACACGCCCGCATTGAATGCCACAATCTTTGGAGCTGTGGAGCGTGCAAACGAACTACGGCTGGAAGTCGTGGGGATTATCAAAGGCTTTGGCGGACTGCTCGACCCCGCCGTACCTCACATCAGGTTGAATCCACTCTATTCAACTCTTCCTGAACTCGATCCCCGCTGCGGTGGTACGATTCTGGGTTCATCCCGCACCTATATTGATGAGTCCCATGCCGGTGAACTGCAGGTGGTTAAGAAACGCCTGGATCAGCTCGGGATCGAAGGCTTGATCTGTATCGGCGGCGACGGAACTTTGAATGGCATGCAGCCGATCTCGCAGTTCATGCCTTGTGTGCTGGCTCCCAAAACCATCGATAACGATCTCGGTTTGAATTACCTCGATGAACCAAATGAATGGGTGAAGGAAACGAACCCGGAGACCGGGAAAGAGAAGCTTCGCAAGTTGCCGGCCAAGCAGGATCTGGAACTGGATGACATGGTCAATTACGCGACCCCCGGCTATGCGACTGCGGTCTACGTCTGTGTGCAGGGCGTGCAGCGTATTCGAACCACTGCCGAAAGCCACCGACGGATCGCGATTATCGAAGTCATGGGACGGGAATCGGGATATCTTGCATTAGGGGCCGCCTATGGACAACCCGATATTGTCCTGATTCCGGAAGTCCCCCTGGATTACGATCGATTCGAACGCCGGGTCCGCGAACTCTACGACACACAGAAAAATGTGGTGATCGTCATTGGCGAAGGACTCCGGGATCAGAATGGGAAACGACTGGGGGACATTTCGCAAAGTGTCGACCCTGCCGGAAACGTGATCTTCAGTGGGGCTGCCGAGATTCTGCAGAACATGTTGATCGAGTCACTGGGGGATCATTACTTTGTCTCGAGGAAGCGACATGAAATGGCCAAGTCGGCTACATTCACCCGTAAAATTGGTCACACACAACGCGGCGGACGTCCTATCCGCTTTGACCGGTTTTATGCCGCCCAGCTTGGGGGAAAAGCGGTCGACCTGCTGGTCCAGCGGCAGAACAACTATGTAGCCATCCTGCAGTGGAATGAGCAGCAGGGATTCCACGTCAGCTCAATCAGTGGCAATGCACTGCGGGATGCCTGGCGGGGAATCCACCCTCGTACCCTGCACCCCTCGTTCTATGATGAGCATCGCTACCAGCCTTCGAAACTGGGTGTGCAATACCTGTCAAAAATCTTTACGAACGCGGTTGGGTCTGATGACCTGGAGCTGCTTAAAGATGACCTGTTTGATACCGGGCACCTTAAAACCCGGTATCAAAGTATCAATGTAAGTGTTCACAAACACATTCGCTATCTCAGTACTCCCCAGGATCAGGGCCCCGTTGACCAGTTCTAGGGCTCTTCCTGTGGAACTTCAAATCCAGCCGGCTCTACTTCTGGAATCGAGATGGTAGAACGTTCTTCGGAGGGAGTTTTGTTTGAGATGGTGTATGTCGCCTGTACCGCCTGATTGTTTCGCAGCAATCCGGTGTCTGCTGCCATAGCCAGACGAAGTTCCTTCTTGGTGGAAACGTAGCGGGAAGCCACTTTGTCCGAATGAATCATGATATCATCAATCACATACTCATCGTGCTGACGCTTGATTATCACTGTGGCACCCTGCTGGTCATCACCCAGTTTGAGGCGAGCATAGCCCTGGTTTTCATTCAGTTCCATTGTCGTCAATCGTGACATCAGCAGTTCCGGGATAGAGAAGCCAATCTGTGGAACCCGATCAACCTGTCTCCAGACCAGTTCATTGAAGTCACGAGTCGAGTGACGCTGCAGATTGCGAATATTGTTTTCGTGCATGTCGTAGGCGTAGTTCTGTACCTGAACCAGCAACTCCAGGGTGGCTTTCACAGACGATGGTCGGCCCTGCAGGTCGAGTTCGATATCATCGACCAGCAGTTGTCCCAGGTGGT
This window harbors:
- a CDS encoding PIG-L deacetylase family protein, with protein sequence MADQTLRILVFGAHPDDCDIKAGGTAALYQQAGHTVKFVSVTNGESGHHRISGEELAGIRRAEAAAAGRALGIEYEVLNNRDGYLQPTIEARFEIIRLIRTFQPDLILTHRPNDYHPDHRYTSQLVCDAAYMVTVPPIVPDVPALRENPVIAYLSDHFTRPYPFSPTVVIDIEPVWNRVIDALDCHSSQFYDWLAYNHFYEDEVPQDPAERKVWLSGKMKDRIGPLADRYRDLVIEIYGPERGKEIQLIDAFEPCEYGSPLTSDNVKTLFPFLP
- a CDS encoding c-type cytochrome, which translates into the protein MRTLCFCFLMLVQLTASVIPLMAEEEPSAARGYQLLTEKTYLPPDFDQAVFDDLWKVWPEDQRKQAEAATQAERRQMIFDYYGIMQKPESESSPLGYVVTNEQKWVMNCFACHSGKVAGQVIPGAPNSHIGLHTLTEDVSKIKLQQLKKLSHLDLAAVGMPLGTTHGTTNAVIFGVVLDSLRDGEMNFDKTRPIPELLHHDMDPPAWWNVKRKSKIYSDAFMTKNHRVLMQFILIPRNNARQVKQWEADFANILAYIESLEPPRYRWPVDEQLAARGRIIFDQNCARCHGTYGENPSYPEKVIPLAELKTDPVRHQSLPPAYRAALNESWLSRYGKDPVVEAPAGYVAPPLDGIWASAPYFHNGSVPTLWHVLHPEARPQVWKRTVDGYDVNRVGLEIESLPELPAKLSTVERRRHFDTTKFGKSAAGHEYPNDLNEAEKQAVLEYLKTL
- a CDS encoding CPBP family intramembrane glutamic endopeptidase, with amino-acid sequence MVAPENSPSEDTNPERLSAHTAADSPIFESEDQESAQELDQFLDQALQTAQGEDAPRPHDGSSGNAAPPGPGLIESICWMFGVFGAHFLGIMLFLVCGVIYLIATSNISQDPDTFRKEIAQLVEGHPLEAAGVEQAVFVFIGLIAVGLRLGKRPLQKLNLQPFAFSTGFLLFICVLPLALMSGELYRIAFDAWSLVAKQIPILERFNEMQTMEIVKDMAANNSLWSLILVIAVFPAIGEELIFRGMIGRGLIARWGLVPGIVITSIMFGIVHAHPAHVIAVIPLGMFMHYVYYVTRSFWAPMLVHFMNNAFAVSMAKMATAIPESAASLGDETQPVHPLIVASAALFLAAVCVQLWKTRVKYMTPQGEEWTPGYPSTEQPPANSPVTMMREKAHPLLYAAGVFLFLIFLVSMAAFSPQQEAVTAQPEAMQLIAF
- a CDS encoding serine/threonine protein kinase, coding for MNRLPSVEIPLIERNSAMSPNSSSDSGTPQQDRQLQYCANCNSTYFQQTGSDNCPVCGAHVDDISLMDLQETIVVQEIDGLVDNADSASIVVDDPIAGTDLHVYQCQSLLGRGGMGMVYLATHRDLGRQCALKILLPHLSERDPEYVQRFIHEGRAVATLNHPNIVTAHAIGEERGYRFLEMELITGRALSHVVREDGPLSALHATSLIAQVASGLGTAHAKGIIHQDLKLENILLTGAGVPKIADFGLAKRISAEEGGAHQHNLAGTPNYMAPELFQGGMASATSDVYSLGVCFFVLLTGHLPHRAENFNALIQDVVSKPAPSVRDLCPEIPLEIAECVSLMLDKSPVNRFQNGYMASLFLNAILGQVQNIESMLHEAFGNNRNVSWKRNGHQYILEVKQSERRKQTVIIEPSEHQLHERLLLIYSTCCDAQTEYYEEALRLNSEISHGGISIRDVNGQAKFVMVDTFPRSSVDAEDIRKSVIAVAQHADEIEEKLTGHDFH
- the rpmA gene encoding 50S ribosomal protein L27, which translates into the protein MAHKKGQGSSRNGRDSEAQRRGIKKFGGESVLAGNIIARQCGTKWHPGKNVGMGKDYTIFSLVEGTVFFDKDGRRINVEPALN
- a CDS encoding S1C family serine protease — encoded protein: MKYAIGCFFSAVIGGLVVSALDAPSAGLIASSEAQVQPNLTGPRIIPPTPLKPAPPEVNANKTTPEHITELFNQRGLSPEEEINVSVYEKLNKSVVHITTKGTKSDGFFMLEYDTEGAGSGAIIDKAGHILTNYHVIEDAQQVNVTLFNGKSYQATFVGADAINDIAVIKIDEAPEVLFPVSMADSSKLKVGQRVFAIGNPFGLERTMTCGIISSLNRSLKLRGNRTIKSIIQIDAAVNPGNSGGPLLNSHGQLIGINTAIASNTGQSSGVGFAIPSNLVARVVPQLLTHGHMIHPEIGIQRVYETEQGLLIAKLTPGGPAEKAGLRGPKIVRQRRGLIVIERVDRGAADLIVAVDQKQIKSAADFLDYIESKKPGDTVVVTVLRGKEQTPTKVSVTLTASQSNRP
- a CDS encoding 6-phosphofructokinase, with the protein product MRRIALLTAGGDTPALNATIFGAVERANELRLEVVGIIKGFGGLLDPAVPHIRLNPLYSTLPELDPRCGGTILGSSRTYIDESHAGELQVVKKRLDQLGIEGLICIGGDGTLNGMQPISQFMPCVLAPKTIDNDLGLNYLDEPNEWVKETNPETGKEKLRKLPAKQDLELDDMVNYATPGYATAVYVCVQGVQRIRTTAESHRRIAIIEVMGRESGYLALGAAYGQPDIVLIPEVPLDYDRFERRVRELYDTQKNVVIVIGEGLRDQNGKRLGDISQSVDPAGNVIFSGAAEILQNMLIESLGDHYFVSRKRHEMAKSATFTRKIGHTQRGGRPIRFDRFYAAQLGGKAVDLLVQRQNNYVAILQWNEQQGFHVSSISGNALRDAWRGIHPRTLHPSFYDEHRYQPSKLGVQYLSKIFTNAVGSDDLELLKDDLFDTGHLKTRYQSINVSVHKHIRYLSTPQDQGPVDQF